In Bacteroidota bacterium, a single window of DNA contains:
- a CDS encoding rhomboid family intramembrane serine protease — MAYNRYQSGNYYRPSFFGGFSFFPPVIKGLLISNVGVFLGMLFLGNFHIGDYSFSLLLNEWFALQPLGQGFQVWQLFTYLFMHGGFSHIFFNMLALWMFGMELENTWGSRKFLTYYLVCGVGAGLANLLVAPLFTSVGPTIGASGAIYGVLLAFGLMFPDRLIFIYFFIPLKAKYFVVLYMVIEFVSVGSMDGVAHFAHLGGALVGFIYLLADGFRFSTSTSSRRTRNVFEGWTAPRRSKEDYENVSEAQVYDIRDYQQKEEAQVTQQRIDDILDKISKAGYQSLSDEEKKMLFEASKKLN; from the coding sequence ATGGCGTACAACCGATACCAATCAGGCAATTACTACAGGCCCAGTTTCTTCGGCGGTTTTAGCTTTTTCCCGCCGGTGATCAAAGGGCTCCTTATTTCCAATGTAGGAGTTTTCCTTGGAATGCTTTTCTTGGGAAACTTTCATATCGGCGATTATTCATTCTCTCTTCTCCTGAACGAGTGGTTCGCCCTGCAGCCGCTGGGCCAGGGATTTCAGGTATGGCAGCTCTTCACGTATCTGTTCATGCACGGAGGGTTCAGCCATATTTTCTTCAACATGCTCGCCCTCTGGATGTTCGGGATGGAACTGGAAAATACCTGGGGTTCCCGGAAGTTCCTGACGTACTATCTCGTGTGCGGCGTTGGAGCCGGGTTGGCAAACCTCCTCGTTGCGCCGCTGTTTACCTCGGTCGGACCGACGATCGGCGCGTCCGGAGCGATTTACGGGGTATTGCTCGCGTTCGGGTTGATGTTTCCCGACCGGCTGATTTTCATCTACTTTTTCATTCCGTTAAAAGCGAAGTATTTTGTTGTGCTGTATATGGTGATTGAATTTGTCTCCGTCGGAAGCATGGACGGTGTTGCGCATTTTGCCCACCTTGGCGGCGCGCTCGTCGGCTTTATTTATCTTCTTGCGGATGGTTTCCGTTTTTCCACTTCGACGAGTTCAAGGCGCACGCGAAATGTCTTTGAAGGATGGACCGCGCCGCGCCGTTCGAAGGAAGATTACGAAAATGTGTCCGAAGCTCAAGTGTATGACATCAGAGATTATCAGCAGAAGGAAGAAGCGCAGGTAACCCAGCAGCGGATCGACGATATTCTCGACAAGATCAGCAAGGCGGGATACCAGAGCCTGAGCGACGAAGAGAAGAAGATGCTGTTTGAAGCGAGCAAGAAATTAAACTAA
- the gap gene encoding type I glyceraldehyde-3-phosphate dehydrogenase, whose product MAVKVGINGFGRIGRQIINVMADKGYLGKEIDVVAVVDVSTDAQYFAYQLKYDSVHGHFRGTLASEKSNASSESDDVLVVNGHKIKCVLAQKDPSQLPWKDLGVDIVIESTGLFTDSEKAKGHITAGAKRVLISAPAKGEVKTLVIGVNDNEYDPAKHLIVSNASCTTNCLAPVVHVLLKEGIGIETGLMTTIHSYTATQKTVDGPSKKDWRGGRAAAINIIPSSTGAAKAVGEVLPATKGKLTGMSFRIPTADVSVIDLTFRSTRDTSIQEIDELMKKASQTYLKGILGYTNEEVVSTDFIHDDRSSIYDSRATLENNLKGEKRFFKVVSWYDNEWGYSTRVVDLVRKMAGITK is encoded by the coding sequence ATGGCTGTTAAAGTAGGTATCAACGGATTCGGCAGAATCGGAAGACAGATCATCAACGTCATGGCGGACAAGGGATATCTCGGGAAAGAGATCGATGTGGTTGCCGTCGTTGACGTGAGTACAGATGCACAATATTTTGCGTACCAACTGAAATACGACTCGGTTCACGGTCATTTTCGAGGGACACTCGCGAGCGAAAAGAGCAATGCGTCGTCGGAAAGCGACGATGTTCTCGTCGTCAACGGCCACAAGATCAAATGCGTTCTGGCCCAGAAGGACCCGTCGCAGCTCCCGTGGAAGGACCTTGGAGTTGACATTGTGATCGAATCGACAGGATTGTTCACCGATTCGGAAAAGGCAAAAGGGCATATTACGGCGGGGGCAAAACGAGTGCTCATTTCTGCTCCGGCAAAGGGGGAAGTGAAAACTCTTGTTATCGGCGTGAACGACAACGAGTATGATCCGGCAAAGCACCTGATCGTGTCGAACGCTTCCTGCACGACGAACTGCTTGGCGCCGGTCGTCCATGTCCTGCTGAAGGAAGGCATCGGCATCGAAACCGGTTTGATGACCACCATCCACTCATACACTGCCACGCAAAAGACCGTCGACGGACCTTCCAAGAAAGATTGGAGAGGCGGACGGGCGGCAGCGATCAACATCATTCCTTCATCGACCGGCGCGGCAAAGGCGGTCGGCGAGGTCCTTCCCGCGACAAAGGGGAAACTGACCGGCATGTCGTTCCGCATTCCGACGGCGGACGTTTCCGTGATCGACCTGACGTTCCGTTCCACCAGGGACACGTCGATTCAGGAGATCGATGAGCTGATGAAGAAGGCATCCCAGACGTATCTCAAAGGAATTTTAGGGTATACCAACGAAGAGGTCGTGTCGACAGACTTCATTCATGACGACCGCTCTTCGATCTACGATTCCCGTGCGACGCTCGAGAATAATTTGAAGGGCGAAAAGAGATTCTTCAAAGTTGTCTCCTGGTACGACAACGAGTGGGGTTATTCGACCCGCGTTGTCGACCTCGTGAGAAAAATGGCGGGAATTACGAAGTAA
- the ispG gene encoding flavodoxin-dependent (E)-4-hydroxy-3-methylbut-2-enyl-diphosphate synthase, which yields METLLPILEQPRVEEPHDHYRVGVRRKTRQVNIGGIKVGGGAPISVQTMTKTKTDDVAGTVRQITEAADEGCDIVRVTVNDKEAAEAMAEIVRQSPIPVVADIHFNHVFALKAIQANVAKVRINPGNIGSKDRIREVLTAAKDKGIPIRIGVNSGSLEEDILEKHGYPTAEALYESAMRHVGICDEFNFRDVIISVKSTDVRLMIEAYRLVAARTDIPLHLGVTEAGLTRIGTIKSAVGIGTLLAEGIGDTIRVSLTDEPVKEVEVGKEILRSLGLASRNVELIACPTCGRIEVDLFSIMAQLEEKLQGVKKPVKIAVLGCVVNGPGEASEADIGIAAGKGVAILYRKGEMIKRVKESEIVSTVVEEVANFQPKV from the coding sequence ATGGAGACGCTATTACCTATTCTTGAGCAGCCGCGCGTTGAAGAGCCGCACGACCATTACAGGGTCGGCGTACGACGGAAAACGCGGCAGGTCAATATTGGCGGGATAAAAGTGGGGGGCGGGGCCCCGATTTCCGTCCAGACGATGACGAAGACGAAGACGGATGATGTTGCCGGAACGGTCAGGCAGATCACGGAGGCGGCCGATGAGGGATGCGATATTGTCCGCGTAACGGTGAACGACAAGGAAGCCGCCGAAGCTATGGCGGAGATCGTCCGGCAGTCGCCGATTCCCGTCGTCGCGGATATTCACTTCAACCACGTCTTTGCCCTGAAAGCGATTCAGGCAAATGTCGCGAAAGTTCGGATCAATCCAGGCAACATCGGCTCGAAAGACCGCATCCGCGAAGTGCTGACCGCTGCGAAGGACAAAGGCATTCCGATACGCATCGGCGTGAACTCGGGCTCGCTCGAAGAGGACATTCTCGAAAAACACGGATACCCGACGGCGGAAGCGCTGTACGAAAGCGCGATGCGCCATGTCGGGATCTGCGACGAATTCAATTTCCGTGACGTGATCATCTCGGTCAAATCGACCGACGTTCGCCTGATGATCGAGGCGTACCGTCTGGTCGCGGCCCGCACGGATATTCCGCTGCACCTTGGAGTGACGGAAGCCGGGCTCACCCGCATCGGAACGATCAAGTCTGCCGTCGGCATCGGGACGCTTCTCGCCGAAGGAATCGGCGATACGATCCGAGTTTCGCTGACCGACGAACCGGTGAAAGAGGTCGAGGTCGGGAAGGAGATCCTCCGTTCGCTCGGACTCGCGTCGCGCAATGTCGAGTTGATCGCCTGCCCGACATGCGGGCGGATCGAGGTCGACCTCTTCAGCATTATGGCGCAGCTGGAAGAGAAACTTCAGGGAGTCAAGAAGCCGGTGAAGATCGCCGTGCTCGGCTGCGTGGTCAACGGCCCCGGCGAGGCGAGCGAAGCAGATATCGGCATCGCGGCAGGAAAAGGCGTCGCTATTCTCTACCGCAAAGGTGAAATGATCAAGCGGGTGAAAGAGAGCGAAATCGTCAGCACCGTCGTCGAAGAGGTGGCGAATTTTCAGCCAAAGGTGTGA
- a CDS encoding dihydroorotate dehydrogenase-like protein, with the protein MDLSTTYLGFKLKNPVVPSASPMSRTVDGIKAMEDYGASAVVLYSLFEEQIRHETKELDHFLSYGTESYAEAISYFPKKEDYFLGPEEYLKHIQNVKRSVGIPIIASLNGSTVGGWTDYAKEIQDAGADALELNIYHISTDPEKNGSFVEQMYLEILQAVKAKVTIPVAVKLSPFFSSMANMAKRLDERGASGLVLFNRFYQPDINLDELEVEPSVVLSSSDSSRLPLRWIAILYKAIKADLAATTGIHTGEDVVKMTMAGANVTMVCSALLRNGPKRIGEILTGVQKWMIEKEYESLDQMRGSMSHKSVANPSALERANYMKALNSYM; encoded by the coding sequence ATGGACCTCTCCACAACATATCTTGGCTTCAAACTGAAGAACCCGGTTGTCCCTTCCGCCTCACCAATGTCGCGCACGGTCGACGGCATCAAAGCGATGGAAGACTACGGCGCGTCGGCCGTCGTCCTCTATTCGCTCTTCGAAGAACAGATCCGCCACGAGACGAAGGAACTCGACCATTTCCTTTCGTACGGAACAGAAAGCTATGCCGAAGCGATTTCCTACTTTCCAAAGAAGGAAGATTATTTCCTCGGCCCTGAAGAATACCTGAAGCATATCCAGAACGTGAAACGCTCCGTCGGCATCCCGATCATTGCAAGCCTTAACGGCTCGACGGTCGGCGGATGGACGGACTATGCGAAGGAAATACAGGACGCCGGGGCGGATGCGCTGGAGCTGAATATTTATCACATTTCGACCGACCCCGAGAAAAACGGAAGCTTCGTTGAACAGATGTATCTCGAAATTCTTCAGGCGGTGAAGGCGAAGGTGACGATCCCTGTTGCCGTCAAGCTTTCGCCGTTCTTCAGCTCCATGGCAAATATGGCGAAACGGCTCGATGAGCGGGGCGCGAGCGGTCTCGTGTTGTTCAACCGGTTCTATCAGCCGGATATCAACCTCGACGAGCTCGAAGTCGAGCCGAGCGTCGTGCTGAGCAGCTCGGATTCTTCCCGGCTTCCTCTTCGCTGGATCGCCATCCTCTATAAAGCGATCAAGGCCGACCTCGCCGCGACGACCGGAATTCATACCGGCGAAGATGTGGTCAAAATGACGATGGCCGGAGCGAACGTCACGATGGTCTGCTCGGCGCTGCTGCGGAACGGTCCGAAGAGGATCGGCGAGATCCTGACCGGAGTCCAGAAATGGATGATCGAGAAGGAATATGAATCGCTCGACCAGATGCGCGGAAGTATGAGCCACAAATCGGTCGCCAACCCTTCTGCGCTCGAACGAGCAAATTACATGAAGGCGTTGAACAGCTACATGTAA
- a CDS encoding TIGR00282 family metallophosphoesterase encodes MPSHLNILFIGDIVGKPGLEMTSTILKSLLEKYRIDFCIANGENLTDGKGLSEEDAKKLFDLGVHVITSGNHVWDRWDSRKVLGGNRNILRPLNYPRENAGNGFVVYELEGKAKVGVLNVQGRTYMQPIDDPFKSIDWALGKINEQTKISIIDFHAEATAEKMAMGWYVDGRVSALLGTHTHTPTADAKILPRSTAYITDVGMSGPYDSVIGMNKEQAIQRFLKQTPHKYETASNDVHLCAVMIGVEVETGKALTIEQVIFPKF; translated from the coding sequence TTGCCTTCCCATTTGAATATCCTTTTTATTGGCGACATTGTCGGCAAGCCCGGCCTCGAGATGACCTCGACCATTCTCAAGAGCCTTCTCGAAAAATACCGCATCGACTTCTGCATCGCCAACGGTGAGAATCTCACGGATGGCAAAGGACTCTCCGAAGAAGATGCGAAAAAGCTCTTCGACCTCGGCGTTCACGTTATCACATCCGGCAATCACGTGTGGGATCGCTGGGATTCCCGGAAAGTGCTCGGCGGGAACCGAAATATTCTGCGCCCGCTGAATTATCCGCGCGAGAATGCGGGCAATGGTTTCGTCGTGTATGAGCTCGAAGGGAAAGCGAAAGTCGGCGTATTGAACGTGCAGGGAAGAACGTATATGCAGCCGATCGACGACCCGTTCAAAAGCATCGACTGGGCGCTCGGAAAGATCAACGAGCAGACGAAGATTTCGATCATCGACTTTCACGCTGAAGCGACGGCGGAAAAAATGGCGATGGGGTGGTACGTGGACGGACGGGTCAGCGCGCTCCTCGGAACGCACACGCACACTCCGACTGCCGACGCCAAGATCCTTCCGAGAAGCACAGCGTATATCACCGACGTCGGAATGTCCGGTCCATACGATTCGGTCATCGGAATGAACAAAGAGCAGGCGATTCAACGCTTTCTCAAGCAGACCCCGCACAAGTACGAGACCGCCTCGAACGACGTCCATCTCTGCGCAGTGATGATCGGAGTCGAGGTGGAAACGGGAAAAGCCCTGACGATAGAACAAGTGATATTTCCTAAATTTTGA
- a CDS encoding phosphoglycerate kinase, with the protein MNKLTINDIDVRGKRVLVRVDFNVPLDEKQNITDDTRIVESLPTIKKILSSGGRAILMSHLGRPKGKPKPEFSLLPAAVRLEKLLGTKVAFASDCIGEPAEKAAAALKDGECLLLENLRYHNEEEANDPGFAKSLAKLGDVYVNDAFGSAHRAHASTEGITKFISVSVAGLLMQKELQYLGAAVENPVRPFTAILGGAKISGKIDVIQNLLSKVDTLIIGGGMAYTFFKAQGLEIGKSLLEADKVDLAKQILSDVQKKSMRFLLPVDCVVASDFKNEAERKVVAKDKIPAGWQALDIGPATAELFSSEVKKSKTVVWNGPMGVFEFPNFAVGTNAVARALVEATKQGTTTIVGGGDSAAAISQAGMAKSVTHVSTGGGASLEYLEGKILPGVAALTDKK; encoded by the coding sequence ATGAATAAGCTCACTATCAACGACATCGATGTCCGCGGCAAGCGCGTACTCGTGCGCGTGGACTTCAACGTGCCGCTCGACGAAAAGCAGAATATCACCGATGATACCCGCATCGTCGAATCACTTCCAACGATCAAAAAAATTCTCTCGTCAGGCGGCAGGGCCATTCTCATGAGCCATCTCGGACGCCCGAAAGGGAAGCCGAAACCGGAATTCAGCTTGCTGCCGGCAGCGGTGCGCCTCGAAAAATTGCTCGGCACGAAGGTAGCGTTCGCCTCCGACTGCATCGGCGAACCCGCCGAGAAGGCGGCGGCGGCCTTGAAAGACGGCGAATGCCTTCTCCTCGAAAACCTGCGATACCATAACGAGGAGGAGGCGAACGACCCCGGTTTTGCGAAATCTCTCGCCAAGCTCGGCGACGTGTACGTTAACGACGCCTTCGGCAGCGCCCATCGCGCGCATGCCTCGACCGAAGGGATCACGAAATTCATCTCTGTTTCCGTCGCCGGCCTCCTGATGCAGAAGGAACTCCAGTACCTCGGCGCCGCGGTCGAGAATCCAGTCCGTCCGTTCACCGCGATCCTTGGCGGAGCCAAAATCTCCGGCAAGATCGATGTGATTCAAAACCTGTTGTCGAAGGTCGACACGCTGATTATCGGCGGAGGGATGGCGTACACTTTTTTCAAAGCCCAGGGCCTTGAGATCGGAAAATCCCTGCTCGAAGCGGACAAGGTCGATCTGGCAAAACAAATATTGTCGGACGTCCAGAAGAAGTCCATGAGATTTCTGCTCCCCGTCGATTGTGTCGTTGCGAGCGATTTCAAGAACGAAGCCGAACGCAAGGTTGTTGCTAAAGATAAGATCCCTGCCGGCTGGCAGGCGCTTGACATCGGCCCGGCGACGGCCGAACTTTTTTCCAGCGAGGTCAAAAAATCCAAGACAGTCGTCTGGAACGGCCCGATGGGCGTCTTTGAATTCCCGAATTTTGCCGTCGGAACGAATGCCGTTGCCCGCGCGTTAGTAGAAGCGACCAAACAGGGAACGACGACGATCGTCGGCGGCGGCGATTCTGCCGCCGCAATCTCGCAGGCAGGCATGGCGAAGAGCGTCACCCACGTGTCCACCGGCGGAGGCGCTTCGCTCGAGTATCTCGAGGGAAAAATTCTTCCGGGTGTCGCCGCATTGACGGACAAGAAATAA
- a CDS encoding sigma-70 family RNA polymerase sigma factor, translating into MDRVFRSNKVYTHAAKLMESLSDNEIINRVLSGNTRSFAGLVERHQDKAMTLAMRMLRNREEAEDAVQDAFVKAFSALDKFERRSRFSTWLYRIVFNVCSTALSKRTKAQLPFSENGEEGNEKEIPDSGEMPDLALEGEEFRQHVLDAINELPPLYSGITTMFYLDDLSYEEIAAITGSPLGTVKAQLFRARAMLREEVLRRTGAKELML; encoded by the coding sequence TTGGACCGGGTTTTCCGGTCTAACAAAGTATACACCCATGCGGCAAAATTGATGGAATCGCTGTCCGACAATGAGATCATTAACCGGGTTCTGAGCGGAAACACCCGTTCGTTTGCCGGGCTTGTTGAGCGGCACCAGGACAAGGCGATGACGCTGGCCATGCGGATGCTGCGAAACCGGGAGGAGGCGGAAGATGCCGTCCAGGATGCTTTCGTTAAGGCCTTCAGCGCGCTTGATAAATTTGAACGGCGTTCTCGATTCTCGACATGGCTGTACCGGATCGTGTTCAACGTCTGTTCAACCGCGCTGTCGAAACGAACGAAAGCGCAACTCCCCTTTTCCGAGAACGGCGAGGAGGGGAACGAAAAGGAAATTCCCGACAGCGGCGAAATGCCCGATCTGGCGCTTGAAGGAGAAGAGTTTCGGCAGCATGTTCTTGACGCGATCAACGAACTCCCTCCTCTCTACAGCGGCATCACCACGATGTTCTATCTCGACGATTTGAGCTACGAAGAAATCGCAGCGATCACCGGGTCACCGCTCGGAACGGTCAAAGCGCAACTGTTCCGGGCGCGGGCGATGCTGCGGGAAGAAGTCTTGCGCCGAACCGGCGCCAAGGAGCTTATGCTATGA
- a CDS encoding DUF6249 domain-containing protein, translated as MIGILVPIILFIVVGAVVWKHIESRHMERIAIIDKGLNPADYKELYKHHAFTINPLSNLKWGLLAIFVGLGSLTAMYLYNAYRLEETIYPGVILVFGGVGLVVFYFIASKKLKEPS; from the coding sequence ATGATCGGAATACTGGTTCCCATTATTCTCTTTATTGTTGTTGGAGCGGTCGTGTGGAAACACATCGAGTCAAGGCACATGGAGCGAATCGCGATCATCGACAAGGGATTGAACCCCGCCGACTATAAAGAACTCTACAAACATCACGCGTTTACCATCAACCCCTTGTCGAACTTAAAGTGGGGATTGCTGGCGATCTTTGTCGGGCTGGGATCTCTGACCGCAATGTATTTGTATAATGCGTATCGGCTGGAAGAAACAATTTATCCGGGCGTTATCCTTGTTTTCGGCGGCGTCGGCCTGGTTGTGTTCTATTTTATTGCCTCCAAGAAACTCAAGGAACCTTCATAA
- a CDS encoding zf-HC2 domain-containing protein gives MSHPTRSELFEFIDGRLEKKRAEEITLHLSECAQCRREAELERSTKAVVQSAPLDKVREGFSASVMVNLAAPAGDPFILKLLGKLGSVVAMIVVLAVIGLAVVHESETTGQPERTPSAITQFVTPISDLYAMGLDRFAARTATISRAIENAGSPQFWQVLFFIGLTAGVLIVADRIFGKRFLRLHL, from the coding sequence ATGAGTCATCCGACAAGGTCAGAACTTTTCGAATTCATCGATGGACGGCTTGAGAAGAAACGGGCGGAAGAAATAACTCTGCATCTTTCGGAATGCGCCCAATGCCGGCGGGAGGCCGAGCTGGAACGTTCGACAAAGGCCGTTGTGCAATCGGCACCGCTCGATAAGGTACGGGAGGGATTTTCGGCATCGGTGATGGTCAATCTCGCAGCGCCGGCGGGAGATCCCTTCATCCTGAAACTCCTCGGAAAGCTGGGGAGTGTCGTCGCGATGATTGTTGTGCTCGCCGTTATCGGATTAGCCGTTGTTCACGAATCCGAAACGACCGGCCAGCCGGAGAGAACGCCGTCGGCGATAACCCAGTTTGTGACTCCGATCTCCGATCTCTACGCGATGGGTCTGGATCGCTTTGCGGCTCGAACGGCCACGATCAGCCGGGCAATTGAGAACGCGGGCAGTCCGCAATTCTGGCAGGTGCTTTTCTTTATCGGATTGACGGCCGGGGTGCTGATCGTCGCAGACAGAATTTTTGGAAAGCGGTTTTTGCGGCTGCATCTGTAG